The sequence TAGTTAAGCACCTATTAAGACTTCAAAATTAAAAAATATTTCTAAAATCAAGTCAATCAACAAGTGCCCACACAGATTGTCTGATAAATTTTTAAAGAACAAAATAAAACGACGCACTGCAATCTAAACAAACCGTTCACAACAGCGCGTCGTTGTGTGGTGCGTATTATACGGAAATCAAAATGCCTTGCAAGTACTTTTTTGAATTTTTTTCAGAAAAGATCTCAGTTGAAGATATTTAGTACAAATTGATCATTTTCAATGCCAAAAAAGAGCATTTTTTGTATTTGCAAATTAACTTTTAAATTAAACCGCTTGTATACACTAAAAATTCAGGGCTATCCTCAAATATTAGAATAGCCCTATAAATCTTATCGCTCCATATTTCTTTGATTAAATTTGCACCACAGCAATAATTATCAAGATTGTATATAGGATAGATAGGCCATAGAAAATTACATTACCTGCAGGGGTATGGATTTTTAGATCATGCAAGCCATGATGAATACGGTGCATTCCCGCCCACATTGGAAAAATAGCAAGAACCATAATGACAAGTTTCCCAATACAAGTATGTGCAAAAGCAATGATGTTATCAGGCGAAACCAAACCAAACGGCAGTAGTAAGCCGATAATAAAGATCACTACAGGGAAAAATATTGCACTTACCATACCGCCGGCACTAAATAGTAACCATACAGGTGGTTCATTAGAACGTTTTGGGTTTTGATCAAGACTCATATTATTCCCCTTTAAATATAAACCAAAATTAATGCAATAAGACTGATAACACCTGTTACAGCCCATAGCACATTTCTGCCGACAGAAACAGGTAAATGCTTACCTTTTACCATAACCGACATCACTTCAGGTGTCATCACAAAGAGTGTTGCTGCATGATATATCATTGCGCCAAGTGAAATAACATTTAAAATTATAACAAATGGATTTTGTAAGAAACCGATAAAATCGGTGGCAAATGTACCTTTACTTAATGCAACAGCTCCATAAAAAAGAACAATACAGAACCATACTGTTGGAAGGCAAGTTGCTTCACGTAACATATACATTTTATAGAAGTCGAGTTTTTTCCACCAAGTGGCTTTCATCTCGCGCACATAGGGTTTACGTTTTGTCGCTGACATTTCTTCCTCCTATCTCGGTTTGATCATTGAGATAACATAATCTTTTGCACTTTCAAG comes from Mannheimia granulomatis and encodes:
- the frdD gene encoding fumarate reductase subunit FrdD, whose protein sequence is MSLDQNPKRSNEPPVWLLFSAGGMVSAIFFPVVIFIIGLLLPFGLVSPDNIIAFAHTCIGKLVIMVLAIFPMWAGMHRIHHGLHDLKIHTPAGNVIFYGLSILYTILIIIAVVQI
- the frdC gene encoding fumarate reductase subunit FrdC; translation: MSATKRKPYVREMKATWWKKLDFYKMYMLREATCLPTVWFCIVLFYGAVALSKGTFATDFIGFLQNPFVIILNVISLGAMIYHAATLFVMTPEVMSVMVKGKHLPVSVGRNVLWAVTGVISLIALILVYI